A genomic region of Rhodohalobacter sp. 614A contains the following coding sequences:
- a CDS encoding amidohydrolase family protein: protein MKKTYLLWAVLLLSSLLPLLVFAQSPPAYALENVTIHQSDGSVIESGTIVWRDGVIEAVGRNAEIPFDAFSVIDGGDSLHVYPGFIDGLGTWGSPDLPSRPEQVDDPGNPGYERAGIQPERSGGELLDASGIKITDVMKAGITTANLGLKGYMLAGQPDLYFLNGEETTDYLFRESTGYQFAFQGAAGGWSSRAYPSTTMGVMAQFRQLMYDAEALQDHIQYFADANGNIQAPKRDKVLESLFPVLNGEAKLFANVDSPEDFERLMILNDEFGLDIIIVSGKSMNYKASELEELGIPVLASIEFPEKPKWMKDDEEDSEEESISSEEQSYRERQEKAYNSAIKNIKTLLDEDVRVGFASAGLNADKLLESLRTLKEEGDLSDEEILQILTVNTAEILESSETLGQLESGFNASFAVFDSPFLDEKAKVKMVISNGEIHEF from the coding sequence ATGAAGAAAACCTACCTTCTTTGGGCAGTTCTTCTGTTAAGTAGTTTACTGCCTCTCTTAGTATTTGCACAAAGCCCCCCGGCTTATGCATTGGAAAATGTAACCATTCATCAAAGTGATGGATCCGTTATTGAATCGGGTACAATTGTCTGGCGCGATGGGGTAATCGAAGCCGTCGGACGAAATGCCGAGATTCCTTTTGATGCTTTTTCGGTTATAGACGGCGGAGATTCCCTCCACGTTTATCCCGGATTTATTGACGGCCTCGGAACCTGGGGAAGTCCCGATCTTCCAAGTCGTCCTGAGCAAGTGGATGATCCCGGAAATCCTGGATATGAGCGCGCAGGAATTCAGCCGGAACGTTCTGGCGGCGAACTTCTGGATGCATCCGGAATCAAAATTACCGATGTGATGAAAGCCGGAATTACCACTGCCAACCTTGGCCTGAAAGGATATATGCTTGCGGGTCAGCCGGATCTCTATTTTCTGAATGGAGAAGAGACCACCGATTATCTTTTTAGAGAATCGACCGGCTATCAATTTGCTTTTCAAGGAGCTGCAGGTGGTTGGTCCAGCCGGGCGTATCCCTCAACCACAATGGGCGTGATGGCACAATTTCGTCAATTGATGTACGATGCAGAGGCCTTACAGGATCATATTCAATATTTTGCGGATGCCAACGGAAATATTCAGGCACCCAAAAGAGATAAGGTTTTGGAGTCTCTGTTTCCGGTCTTAAATGGTGAAGCCAAACTCTTCGCTAATGTAGATTCGCCGGAAGATTTTGAACGATTGATGATTCTGAATGATGAGTTTGGTCTTGACATCATTATCGTTTCCGGGAAATCCATGAACTACAAAGCTTCTGAACTTGAAGAGCTGGGAATCCCTGTATTAGCCTCCATCGAATTTCCGGAAAAACCAAAATGGATGAAGGATGATGAGGAAGATTCCGAAGAAGAATCCATTTCATCGGAAGAGCAAAGCTATCGGGAGCGACAGGAGAAAGCTTATAACTCGGCAATCAAAAATATCAAAACACTTCTGGATGAAGATGTCCGGGTTGGTTTTGCCAGTGCGGGACTGAACGCTGATAAGCTTCTCGAATCTCTCAGAACATTGAAAGAAGAAGGAGATCTTTCGGATGAAGAAATCCTTCAAATCCTCACCGTCAACACGGCCGAAATATTGGAAAGCAGCGAAACACTGGGTCAGTTGGAATCAGGTTTTAATGCAAGTTTTGCAGTGTTTGATTCTCCGTTTTTGGATGAAAAAGCCAAAGTGAAAATGGTCATTTCAAACGGAGAGATTCATGAATTTTAA
- a CDS encoding amidohydrolase family protein, translating into MTLLSLAFILIAGAITPAVAQEKGSVLIENATVLTITGENLENTDVLVEDGIITGIGEDLDAPRGADRIDATGKYVMPGIIDAHSHLNGVDINEATSPATPQVTMKESIDPNDIAIYAALAGGITSINLMHGSANVIGGRNATLKLRYGQDQQGLIFEDAPQTVKFALGENPMRVHGESSRIHPSTRMGVEMVIREYFDAAIDYRRNRTEYLEAKEEYERTRSGTPPLPVAKNLRLEVIADIIDGNILVHCHSYRADEILMLTRVFEDYGVENYTFQHANEAFKVAPELAEHGAHASVFGDWWAYKFEVYYSTAYNASILNENGVVVSINSDDNELIRHLNHEAAKTIRYGSTSENDGLRMITLNPAIQLGIDEYVGSIEEGKQADITIWNGHPLSVYSINEMTLIDGVVYFDRENDGDDMRLDRAVSATENYEDTQSTAYQSSGGRDEDACMEGVFMLFDSQENRQAFHQEFHNHTK; encoded by the coding sequence ATGACTCTTTTGAGTTTGGCATTTATTCTGATTGCCGGAGCAATAACACCGGCAGTTGCCCAGGAAAAAGGGTCTGTTTTAATTGAAAATGCCACTGTCCTGACAATAACCGGTGAAAATCTTGAAAACACCGATGTTTTGGTTGAGGATGGAATCATTACTGGAATTGGTGAAGATCTCGATGCTCCCCGTGGAGCGGATCGAATTGACGCAACCGGTAAATATGTGATGCCGGGTATTATCGATGCTCACTCTCATCTCAACGGTGTGGATATCAATGAGGCTACATCGCCGGCAACGCCACAGGTTACGATGAAAGAGTCGATTGATCCGAATGATATTGCCATTTATGCGGCACTCGCGGGTGGAATTACATCCATCAACCTGATGCACGGTTCAGCAAATGTGATTGGCGGACGAAATGCTACGCTAAAATTGCGGTACGGACAAGATCAGCAGGGACTGATTTTTGAGGATGCTCCTCAAACCGTCAAATTTGCACTTGGTGAAAATCCGATGCGAGTCCATGGCGAGAGTTCGAGAATTCATCCAAGTACAAGAATGGGTGTCGAGATGGTGATTCGTGAGTATTTTGATGCCGCGATTGACTATCGAAGAAACCGAACCGAATACCTTGAAGCCAAAGAAGAATATGAGCGAACCAGGAGTGGAACGCCACCGCTACCAGTTGCAAAAAATCTTCGTTTAGAGGTTATCGCCGATATTATTGATGGGAATATTCTGGTTCACTGCCATTCGTATCGGGCCGATGAAATCCTGATGCTTACCCGTGTTTTTGAAGATTATGGTGTGGAAAATTACACATTTCAGCATGCCAATGAAGCCTTTAAGGTGGCCCCTGAATTGGCTGAACATGGTGCACATGCTTCGGTTTTTGGGGATTGGTGGGCGTACAAATTTGAAGTGTATTACAGTACCGCATACAATGCTTCCATTCTGAATGAAAATGGTGTGGTTGTGAGTATCAATTCGGATGATAACGAACTCATCCGGCACCTGAACCACGAAGCCGCGAAGACAATCCGGTATGGAAGCACATCAGAGAATGATGGGTTGAGAATGATCACGCTCAATCCGGCTATTCAGCTTGGAATTGATGAGTATGTTGGCTCTATCGAAGAAGGAAAACAAGCTGATATTACGATCTGGAATGGTCATCCGTTGAGTGTTTACAGCATCAACGAAATGACTTTGATTGATGGTGTGGTTTACTTCGACCGTGAAAATGATGGCGATGATATGAGGTTAGATCGTGCAGTCAGCGCTACCGAAAATTACGAGGATACACAATCCACTGCTTATCAAAGTTCAGGTGGCAGAGATGAAGATGCCTGTATGGAAGGCGTGTTTATGCTTTTCGATTCGCAGGAAAACAGGCAGGCGTTTCACCAGGAATTCCACAATCATACTAAATAA
- a CDS encoding amidohydrolase family protein, whose protein sequence is MKKAVLLTFTIVCMSAQLLFAQITEKPEFGKFAITNATIHTVTNGTIEGGIVLIEDNSISFVGQNARIPNDYTTIDATDKHVYPGFIDANTRLGLEEVASVSLTQDYAEVGDFNPHMKAFTAVNPNSASIPVTRVNGITNVVAIPASGVIAGKAVLLNLWGYTPDDMAVKPSAGLHIEWPSAMKGGFWDSRSDEEVQKEFEEDLKELNDFWKKAAFYDEMMNEYELDPGNRSQPDKNTKMEAMREVVSGEVPVIISVNSEKDIKNALEWAEENEDVSVIFAGVSEGWRVAEELAEAEIPVITSSQYTITRDYDNYQRPYQNAGLMAEAGVKVMISTGEGVENVRNVGFHAGYAAAYGMGKEEALKAVTINPAEAFGVGDQLGSIEEGKTANLFISDGDPFEPMTHIEYVFINGYKIPMTSRHDQLYEEFLDRDAVNR, encoded by the coding sequence ATGAAGAAAGCAGTTTTATTAACCTTTACGATTGTTTGTATGAGTGCACAATTGCTGTTCGCTCAGATCACGGAAAAACCGGAATTCGGTAAATTTGCCATCACAAATGCAACGATACATACCGTAACCAATGGTACAATTGAAGGCGGCATTGTTTTGATTGAGGATAATTCAATTTCATTTGTGGGCCAAAATGCCAGGATTCCGAATGATTACACCACTATCGACGCAACGGATAAACATGTCTATCCGGGATTCATTGACGCCAACACTCGTCTTGGTCTTGAGGAAGTGGCTTCAGTGAGCTTAACCCAGGATTATGCCGAGGTGGGTGATTTCAATCCCCACATGAAGGCATTTACGGCTGTTAACCCGAATTCAGCTTCCATTCCCGTCACAAGGGTAAATGGAATTACGAATGTGGTTGCCATTCCGGCCTCGGGTGTTATTGCAGGAAAAGCAGTTCTGCTGAATCTTTGGGGATACACACCTGATGACATGGCTGTCAAACCATCCGCCGGACTTCACATCGAATGGCCTTCTGCCATGAAAGGCGGTTTTTGGGATAGCCGATCGGATGAAGAAGTTCAGAAAGAGTTTGAGGAAGATCTCAAAGAACTCAATGACTTCTGGAAAAAAGCAGCCTTCTATGATGAGATGATGAACGAATATGAGCTCGATCCCGGGAATCGTTCGCAACCGGATAAAAACACCAAAATGGAAGCGATGCGGGAAGTTGTGAGCGGAGAAGTGCCGGTCATCATTTCAGTGAATAGTGAAAAAGACATCAAAAATGCACTTGAATGGGCGGAAGAAAACGAAGATGTAAGTGTCATATTTGCAGGCGTTTCAGAAGGCTGGAGGGTTGCTGAGGAATTAGCTGAGGCCGAAATCCCCGTGATAACATCCAGCCAGTATACCATTACCCGGGATTATGATAATTACCAGCGCCCCTATCAAAATGCCGGTTTAATGGCAGAAGCCGGGGTGAAGGTGATGATATCCACCGGTGAAGGTGTTGAAAATGTGCGGAATGTCGGATTTCATGCAGGATACGCCGCCGCGTACGGCATGGGCAAAGAAGAAGCTTTGAAAGCGGTAACCATCAATCCTGCGGAAGCGTTTGGGGTTGGTGATCAGCTTGGGAGTATTGAGGAAGGAAAAACAGCGAATCTCTTTATTTCCGATGGTGATCCATTCGAGCCTATGACGCATATTGAATACGTCTTTATTAATGGATATAAAATCCCGATGACCAGCCGTCATGATCAACTCTATGAAGAGTTTTTAGACCGGGACGCGGTTAATCGATGA